From a region of the Alnus glutinosa chromosome 1, dhAlnGlut1.1, whole genome shotgun sequence genome:
- the LOC133867231 gene encoding zinc finger protein 5 codes for MGKLVLQNLSLSLSLFISRASMAKAESNLILSSTWDGENGYSSGFSAEKRLKLFGFELNPYKHDESNLKGSAEGDESVNSSSTTVSSGREKKPASKEMIRSLAGGAPPDDKKFECQYCFKEFANSQALGGHQNAHKKERMKKKRLQLQARKASINCYLQPLQNNHGFPNSNGACAVPWFYSPSSYTPESFTHYDNESQICFNPFDQDNGSQLSKWHALPAHISFQQDTCSFTLTQTDVGSGENRPVIFKPSPCLPASKQSCKSLDLQLGLNMQPNIRSSSGV; via the coding sequence ATGGGTAAGTTAGTActacaaaatctctctctctctctctctcttttcatttcAAGAGCATCAATGGCAAAGGCTGAGTCTAATCTGATCCTATCTTCCACATGGGATGGAGAAAATGGCTATTCTTCAGGTTTTTCTGCTGAGAAGAGGCTCAAATTATTTGGGTTTGAGTTGAATCCGTATAAGCATGATGAGAGCAACCTGAAAGGCTCGGCAGAAGGAGATGAAAGTGTAAATTCTTCATCAACAACAGTTTCATCTGGAAGGGAGAAGAAACCAGCTTCCAAGGAGATGATCAGAAGCTTAGCTGGGGGCGCCCCACCAGATGACAAAAAGTTTGAGTGCCAATATTGTTTCAAGGAATTCGCAAACTCACAGGCATTGGGAGGTCATCAAAATGCTCATAAGAAGGAgaggatgaagaagaagaggttgCAGCTTCAAGCCAGGAAGGCCAGCATCAACTGTTACCTTCAACCTCTCCAAAACAACCACGGTTTTCCTAATTCCAACGGCGCCTGCGCCGTCCCATGGTTTTACAGTCCCTCATCTTATACTCCTGAGTCGTTCACACACTATGATAATGAATCTCAGATTTGCTTCAATCCCTTTGATCAAGATAATGGGTCCCAGTTATCAAAGTGGCATGCCCTGCCTGCTCACATCTCTTTCCAACAAGATACATGTAGCTTCACTTTAACACAAACCGACGTCGGATCCGGAGAGAACAGGCCTGTCATCTTTAAACCTTCCCCCTGCTTGCCTGCTTCCAAGCAAAGCTGTAAATCTTTGGATCTGCAATTAGGCCTCAACATGCAACCAAATATACGAAGCTCCTCTGGCGTGTAA
- the LOC133867239 gene encoding uncharacterized protein LOC133867239 isoform X1, translated as MAEASGRVTITLGRGGQVVKRGGQVSDLSYADSLPVAGTKRSVRDRLGSNVDSSVLHGNKLDNKRQRGDISMLSLSANGLNGNVHIGRDDLRFKLMQKNASRRAESDDDQKRVDLREKLSKALRPPVTNVDSRHSPPEPKDTGFLGRIPSTRSVDDLPVMNSMRRPYSTWTLDHLRRRSPDRARGIGTSRGLSPPRNMEELQRRPLNRTHDDVRLVPYMRKDVFDTSGPMSTATFIAKPAIPPAPAMPLPPPIGQHPPPTGIVQKIPYAGDEQQTVDGVLHSLGLGKYAILFKAEEVDMAALKQMGENDLKELGIPMGPRKKILLALTPRSKRQP; from the exons ATGGCCGAAGCTTCGGGACGAGTCACCATTACGCTCGGGCGTGGTGGCCAG GTAGTAAAGAGGGGTGGTCAAGTATCAGATCTTTCATATGCTGATTCGCTGCCTGTGGCTGGGACTAAGCGGTCCGTAAGAGATAGATTAGGAAGTAATGTAGATAGTTCAGTGTTACATGGCAACAAACTCGACAACAAACG ACAAAGAGGAGATATTAGTATGCTGAGCTTGAGTGCTAATGGTTTAAATGGTA ATGTGCACATTGGTAGAGATGACCTTCGATTTAAACTCATGCAAAAAAATGCATCTAGACGAGCTGAGAGCGATGATGATCAGAAGCGTGTTGACCTACGTGAGAAGTTGTCAAAGGCTCTTCGGCCCCCGGTAACTAATGTTGATTCAAGACATAGCCCGCCGGAACCAAAGGACACAGGTTTCTTGGGCCGAATTCCTTCTACAAGAAGTGTGGATGATTTGCCTGTGATGAACTCAATGAGACGTCCTTATTCTACATGGACTTTGGATCATTTGAGACGAAGATCACCTGATAGAGCTCGAGGTATAGGTACTTCTAGGGGTCTCTCTCCACCTAGGAACATGGAAGAACTACAAAGAAGGCCATTGAACAGGACACATGATGATGTAAGATTGGTTCCATATATGAGAAAAGATGTTTTTGATACTTCAGGACCTATGAGTACTGCAACTTTCATCGCAAAACCTGCAATACCTCCCGCACCTGCCATGCCACTGCCCCCTCCTATTGGACAGCATCCTCCACCAACTGGAATTGTACAAAAAATTCCATACGCG GGTGATGAACAGCAAACTGTTGATGGCGTGTTACACTCACTGGGATTGGGAAAGTATGCCATTCTCTTCAAGGCTGAGGAA GTGGATATGGCTGCATTGAAGCAGATGGGGGAAAACGACTTGAAAGAACTGGGGATCCCTatg GGGCCTAGAAAAAAGATTCTTCTTGCTCTTACGCCTCGATCGAAACGGCAACCATGA
- the LOC133867239 gene encoding uncharacterized protein LOC133867239 isoform X2 translates to MAEASGRVTITLGRGGQVVKRGGQVSDLSYADSLPVAGTKRSVRDRLGSNVDSSVLHGNKLDNKRQRGDISMLSLSANGLNDVHIGRDDLRFKLMQKNASRRAESDDDQKRVDLREKLSKALRPPVTNVDSRHSPPEPKDTGFLGRIPSTRSVDDLPVMNSMRRPYSTWTLDHLRRRSPDRARGIGTSRGLSPPRNMEELQRRPLNRTHDDVRLVPYMRKDVFDTSGPMSTATFIAKPAIPPAPAMPLPPPIGQHPPPTGIVQKIPYAGDEQQTVDGVLHSLGLGKYAILFKAEEVDMAALKQMGENDLKELGIPMGPRKKILLALTPRSKRQP, encoded by the exons ATGGCCGAAGCTTCGGGACGAGTCACCATTACGCTCGGGCGTGGTGGCCAG GTAGTAAAGAGGGGTGGTCAAGTATCAGATCTTTCATATGCTGATTCGCTGCCTGTGGCTGGGACTAAGCGGTCCGTAAGAGATAGATTAGGAAGTAATGTAGATAGTTCAGTGTTACATGGCAACAAACTCGACAACAAACG ACAAAGAGGAGATATTAGTATGCTGAGCTTGAGTGCTAATGGTTTAAATG ATGTGCACATTGGTAGAGATGACCTTCGATTTAAACTCATGCAAAAAAATGCATCTAGACGAGCTGAGAGCGATGATGATCAGAAGCGTGTTGACCTACGTGAGAAGTTGTCAAAGGCTCTTCGGCCCCCGGTAACTAATGTTGATTCAAGACATAGCCCGCCGGAACCAAAGGACACAGGTTTCTTGGGCCGAATTCCTTCTACAAGAAGTGTGGATGATTTGCCTGTGATGAACTCAATGAGACGTCCTTATTCTACATGGACTTTGGATCATTTGAGACGAAGATCACCTGATAGAGCTCGAGGTATAGGTACTTCTAGGGGTCTCTCTCCACCTAGGAACATGGAAGAACTACAAAGAAGGCCATTGAACAGGACACATGATGATGTAAGATTGGTTCCATATATGAGAAAAGATGTTTTTGATACTTCAGGACCTATGAGTACTGCAACTTTCATCGCAAAACCTGCAATACCTCCCGCACCTGCCATGCCACTGCCCCCTCCTATTGGACAGCATCCTCCACCAACTGGAATTGTACAAAAAATTCCATACGCG GGTGATGAACAGCAAACTGTTGATGGCGTGTTACACTCACTGGGATTGGGAAAGTATGCCATTCTCTTCAAGGCTGAGGAA GTGGATATGGCTGCATTGAAGCAGATGGGGGAAAACGACTTGAAAGAACTGGGGATCCCTatg GGGCCTAGAAAAAAGATTCTTCTTGCTCTTACGCCTCGATCGAAACGGCAACCATGA